GCTACTGGGTGCTGCAGATCATCTTCGTGTCCACGCCGTCCCTGGTGTACATGGGCCACGCCATGCACCACGTGCGCACCGAGGAGAAGCGGAGGCTCCGGGAGGCCGAGGGGGCCAGAGAGGGCCACCCCGCGGCCGAGAAGGCCCAGCTGTCCTGCTGGGAGGAGATGAACGGGCGGGTGATGCTGCAGGGCACCCTGCTGCACACCTATGTCTGCACCATCCTGATCCGCACCACCATGGAGGTGGCCTTCATCGTGGGCCAGTACCTGCTCTACGGGGTCTTCCTGAGCACCCTGCACGTCTGCCGCCgcagcccctgcccccacccgGTCAACTGCTACGTGTCCCGGCCCACGGAGAAGAACGTCTTCATCGTCTTCATGCTGGCCGTGGCCGCGCTGTCCCTGCTCCTCAGCCTGGCCGAGCTCTACCACCTGGGCTGGAGGAAGATGAGGCACGCGTGGGGCAAGCCCGGGCCGCGCCTGCCCGAGCGCCGGCTCCCGGGTCCCTCCGGGGCTGCGGCCCAGAGCTGCACCCCTCCGCCCGACTTCAGCCAGTGCCTGAGGGACGGCCCCGGGGCCAAGTTCTTCCGTCCCTTCGGGGACAGCACGGTCCCCCCGCAGAACCCCGGCTGCCTGGCCGCGCCCCCAGCGCCAGGCCAGCAGCCAGACCCCAGGGAGGGTTTCATCCAGATCCGGTATGGCCAGAAGCCCCAGGTGCCCGACGGGGTCTCCGCGGGTCACCGCCTCCCACACAGCGACCACGGTGACAAGCGCCGTCTCAGCAAGGCCAGCAGCAAGGCCAGGTCAGATGACCTCTCGGTGTGACCCTCAGCCACGGGAGGACTGGGGGAGGCCGGGAGaaagaggcccagggagggccaAGGGGTCTCTTCCTCCCCGTCCCCGTCCTCGTCACTCCTCTGCTCCGGTGGGCCCTGCGTCTCCCGGTGGGCGCTGCTGACGGTGTCCCCAGAGCTCCCCAGGCGCTACCTGCCCACCTCCACCTGGTGTGCTCCAGGCCATCTCTCGGTCACCTCTCTCCTGAGCcacaggaagggaaggggagccCACGAGGGGAACAGCAGAGACACCCCATGACGGCCTCCTGCTCCATCCCCAAAGAGCCCCAGCCCAGACCTCCCTCGGAGGAGTTCAGAGCCCCCAGCCCAGAGAGGCCTGGCACTGCCTGCTCCGGATCTCGTCCCCCCGTGGGCCGTGTCCTGCAGCTGGAGGGGCCCAGTG
The window above is part of the Ictidomys tridecemlineatus isolate mIctTri1 unplaced genomic scaffold, mIctTri1.hap1 Scaffold_5264, whole genome shotgun sequence genome. Proteins encoded here:
- the LOC144373921 gene encoding gap junction alpha-5 protein-like — its product is MMDLADLCRNPLLSLPLSPSLSPSLSLSLSPPLSPCLQSRAPVPFPASMGDWSFLGEFLEEVHKHSTVIGKVWLTVLFIFRMLVLGTAAESSWGDEQADFVCDTMQPGCGNVCYDQAFPISHIRYWVLQIIFVSTPSLVYMGHAMHHVRTEEKRRLREAEGAREGHPAAEKAQLSCWEEMNGRVMLQGTLLHTYVCTILIRTTMEVAFIVGQYLLYGVFLSTLHVCRRSPCPHPVNCYVSRPTEKNVFIVFMLAVAALSLLLSLAELYHLGWRKMRHAWGKPGPRLPERRLPGPSGAAAQSCTPPPDFSQCLRDGPGAKFFRPFGDSTVPPQNPGCLAAPPAPGQQPDPREGFIQIRYGQKPQVPDGVSAGHRLPHSDHGDKRRLSKASSKARSDDLSV